CTCGACCGCAGGAGCCGTCGATACGGAGGGAGGGGTGCCGTGCTCGCACGACGCCTGAGGCTCATGGGTCCGCTCCTCGTCCTGGCTCTCGTCGCGACCGGGTGTCCGGCCGACGAGGGCGGCGACGGGGGCGACGGAGGAGGCGGGAACCTCCTGCAGACGATCACCGACCGGGGGCAGGTTCGGTGCGGCGTCAACGACGAGGTCCCCGGGTTCGGCTTCGTCGACGAGGCCGGCAACTACTCGGGGTTCGACATCGAGTTCTGCCGCGCGGTGGCGGCGGCCGTCACCGGCGACGCCGGCAACGTCGAGTTCCGGTCGCTCACGTCCGAGCAGCGGTTCACCGCCCTGCAGGGGCAGCAGGTCGACGTGCTGATCCGCAACACGACCTGGACGGCGACCCGTGACGGGACGGAGGGGGCCGCGTTCGCGGCGACCACCTTCTACGACGGCCAGGGGATGATGGTCCGGGCCGACAGCCCGTTCCAGAGCCTCGAGGACATGCGGGGCACCAACATCTGCGTCCTGAGCGGTACGACGACCGAGCTGAACCTCGAGACGCAGTTCCAGGCGCGCGGCATCGAGTACGAGCCGATCTCGCTCGAGACGAACGAGGCTATCCAGCCCGCCTTCATCCAGCGTCGCTGCGAGGGCTGGACGTCGGACAGGTCCCAGCTCGCCGGCATCCGATCCGCGTGGCCGGAGACCGAGGGCGGTCCAGGGGCGCTGCGCATCCTGGACCTCACCATGTCCAAGGAGCCGCTCGGACCGGTCGTCCGCGACGGGGACGCTCGTTGGTACGACGCCGTGAACTGGACGGTGATCGCGACCATCCTCGCCGAGGAGCACGGGATCACGCAGGCCAACGTCGACCAGATGAGGCAGTCGCAGGACCCCGACGTCCAGAGGCTGCTCGGGACCTTCCGCACCGAGGAGGGCAGCACTTTCAACCCGGGCCTCGGACTCCCCGACGACTTCGCGTACCAGGTGATCAAGCAGGTCGGGAACTACGGGGAGATATACGAGAGGACGGTCGGACCGAACACGCCGCTTGGGTTGGAGCGCGGACCGAACGACCTCTGGACCCGCGGCGGCCTCCTGTACGGACCCCCCTACAGGTAGAAGACGGATCTCCAGGAGTGGGGCCGACCGGTGGCTGACACCAGGACACCGGTCGGCCCGCCCTTCTGGCGCGACGTCCGCGTCCTGCGGATCGCCGGACAGGCGGTCTTCCTCGCCCTGGTCGGCCTGCTCCTGTACTGGCTCTACCTGAACCTCGTGACGAACCTGCGCCGGCAGGGCATCACCCCCAA
This genomic stretch from Actinomycetota bacterium harbors:
- a CDS encoding amino acid ABC transporter substrate-binding protein; amino-acid sequence: MLARRLRLMGPLLVLALVATGCPADEGGDGGDGGGGNLLQTITDRGQVRCGVNDEVPGFGFVDEAGNYSGFDIEFCRAVAAAVTGDAGNVEFRSLTSEQRFTALQGQQVDVLIRNTTWTATRDGTEGAAFAATTFYDGQGMMVRADSPFQSLEDMRGTNICVLSGTTTELNLETQFQARGIEYEPISLETNEAIQPAFIQRRCEGWTSDRSQLAGIRSAWPETEGGPGALRILDLTMSKEPLGPVVRDGDARWYDAVNWTVIATILAEEHGITQANVDQMRQSQDPDVQRLLGTFRTEEGSTFNPGLGLPDDFAYQVIKQVGNYGEIYERTVGPNTPLGLERGPNDLWTRGGLLYGPPYR